One genomic segment of uncultured Desulfobacter sp. includes these proteins:
- a CDS encoding GntR family transcriptional regulator encodes MLNPDSPIPLYHQICEQLQSRIREGVYSPGRMIPSETVLAKSYGVGRPTVRQAMDILVQRGLIQRKRGSGTFVKEPSPQIDLFSLAGTSQAFSTKGVPTQKRVIVPLKKKVVTGDVANPFHGKPAFAMSRLTVARDEPVLLEDIFLDPDLFAGIDDMDLGDKSLSRVVSERFYLTPSDGNQQFQVETLNEQRASLLGMSPLDPILVVRRLLNFPKAPGAVYSVLFCRTDRFAFTQTIKNQI; translated from the coding sequence ATGCTCAATCCAGACTCCCCCATACCCTTGTATCACCAAATTTGTGAGCAGCTCCAGTCCCGTATCCGGGAGGGTGTTTACTCGCCCGGACGTATGATTCCGTCTGAAACGGTACTTGCAAAATCATATGGGGTGGGCCGTCCCACCGTACGCCAGGCCATGGATATTTTGGTGCAGAGGGGTCTGATACAAAGAAAGCGGGGATCCGGAACTTTTGTGAAGGAACCTTCGCCGCAAATTGATCTGTTTTCCCTTGCCGGGACCTCCCAGGCATTTTCAACCAAGGGGGTTCCCACCCAAAAAAGAGTGATTGTGCCTTTGAAAAAAAAAGTTGTTACAGGCGATGTGGCAAACCCGTTTCACGGTAAACCCGCCTTTGCCATGTCCCGTTTGACCGTGGCCCGGGATGAGCCTGTATTGCTGGAGGATATTTTTCTGGATCCGGATCTGTTTGCAGGTATTGACGATATGGATCTTGGGGATAAATCCTTGTCCCGGGTGGTGTCCGAGCGGTTTTACCTTACACCCTCCGACGGCAACCAGCAGTTCCAGGTGGAAACCTTGAATGAACAACGGGCATCCCTTTTGGGTATGTCGCCTTTAGATCCGATTTTGGTGGTCCGGCGGCTGTTAAACTTTCCCAAAGCACCCGGCGCAGTCTATTCGGTGCTGTTCTGTCGCACGGACCGGTTTGCTTTTACTCAGACCATTAAAAACCAGATATAA